A window of the Nitrospirota bacterium genome harbors these coding sequences:
- the sdhB gene encoding succinate dehydrogenase iron-sulfur subunit, with protein MRLTFTIQRFNPEVDSTGHPEEFRLDVGRGMTVLDALIRIKNECDGGLALRYSCRSAICGSCAMTINGSEKLACRTSLRNEVERHGHIRVEPLRNLPVIKDLVVNMASFWEKIHGVHPWLVSAARPSREGMAARRQGRADLGNPQFHNVDACIMCGACVAACTVHEVSKGFAGPAALAKADRFLSDPREAPSATRARLSALQGEHGIWDCTRCNFCVEVCPKDVKPMEAIIRLRRASLQRGLSMTGGARHVLGFTDLIEQQGRLNEAIMPLKVVGFSPRALLHLLPLGIKMLFKGKIPYPFGHAVPGLSHVQSLIRRARCGIPRV; from the coding sequence ATGCGCCTGACCTTCACCATCCAACGGTTCAATCCCGAAGTCGATTCGACCGGCCACCCTGAGGAGTTCCGGCTCGATGTCGGGCGCGGGATGACCGTCCTGGATGCCCTCATTCGGATCAAGAACGAATGCGACGGGGGCTTGGCCCTCCGCTACTCCTGCCGCTCCGCGATTTGCGGGTCTTGTGCGATGACAATCAACGGGAGCGAGAAATTGGCTTGCCGGACTTCCCTCCGCAATGAAGTGGAGCGGCATGGGCACATTAGAGTCGAGCCGCTCCGCAACTTGCCGGTGATCAAGGACCTGGTCGTGAATATGGCCTCGTTCTGGGAAAAGATTCACGGTGTCCATCCTTGGCTGGTATCGGCAGCTCGACCATCGCGTGAAGGCATGGCGGCCCGGAGGCAGGGACGGGCCGATCTGGGCAACCCGCAGTTTCACAATGTGGATGCCTGTATCATGTGTGGCGCATGCGTGGCCGCCTGTACCGTGCATGAAGTGTCAAAGGGGTTTGCAGGCCCCGCAGCCTTGGCGAAGGCAGATCGATTTCTCTCCGACCCGCGTGAGGCTCCATCGGCAACCCGCGCCAGGCTGTCGGCGCTTCAAGGCGAGCATGGAATCTGGGATTGCACGCGCTGCAACTTCTGCGTGGAGGTCTGCCCGAAAGACGTCAAACCGATGGAGGCGATTATCCGGCTGCGGCGGGCCTCGCTCCAACGAGGCTTGTCGATGACGGGCGGCGCGCGTCATGTCCTTGGCTTTACCGATCTGATCGAACAGCAAGGGCGTTTGAATGAAGCAATCATGCCACTGAAAGTGGTCGGGTTCTCACCCCGTGCCCTCTTGCACCTACTGCCGTTGGGCATCAAGATGTTGTTCAAAGGCAAAATCCCTTATCCCTTCGGTCACGCAGTTCCCGGGTTGAGTCATGTTCAGTCCCTGATCC